A genomic window from Rhizobium sp. EC-SD404 includes:
- a CDS encoding trimethylamine methyltransferase family protein → MGNAGVEDAAAPSRRGRGEGRGAAARRALRSGGGPGASSPYIQRRIREYEVLDEEGLALIEANADIVLEEIGIEFRDDAEAIALWKNAGCDIRGERVHFPKGLCRELLKTAPATFTQHARNGARSVQIGGKATVFAPVYGPPFVRDLEGVRRYATIEDFRNFVKLAYMAPSLHHSGGTVCEPVDIPVNKRHLDMVYSHIRYSDKPFMGSVTAPERAEDTVEMCKILFGADFVDQNCVVINLINANSPMVFDETMLGAAKVYARNNQATVISPFILAGAMSPVTVAGTLTQVLAEVLAGAAFTQLIRPGAPVVFGTFAASISMQSGAPTFGTPEPSLVSYGAAQLARRLNLPFRTGGSLCGSKVADAQAAHESANTLNTTLLAGTNFVLHAAGWLEGGLVSSYEKFMIDIDQLGMMQRMAEGVDLSESGQAMDAIREVGPGSHYLGCAHTQANFQTAFYRSNLADNNSYEQWLAEGEKRVEVRANALCRSWLQNYQAPELDAGIDEALLAFIRQRKESMPDAFT, encoded by the coding sequence ATGGGCAACGCGGGCGTGGAGGATGCTGCGGCTCCGTCGAGGCGCGGGCGCGGCGAGGGTCGCGGCGCGGCAGCCCGACGCGCGCTTCGCTCCGGCGGCGGCCCGGGCGCCTCCAGCCCCTACATCCAGCGGCGCATCCGTGAATATGAGGTGCTTGATGAGGAGGGGCTCGCGCTCATCGAGGCGAACGCCGACATCGTGCTCGAGGAAATCGGCATCGAGTTTCGCGACGATGCGGAAGCCATCGCGCTCTGGAAGAATGCCGGATGCGACATCCGTGGCGAGCGGGTGCACTTTCCGAAGGGCCTGTGCCGCGAGCTCCTGAAAACGGCGCCCGCCACATTCACGCAGCATGCCCGCAACGGCGCCCGCTCGGTCCAGATCGGCGGCAAGGCTACCGTCTTCGCGCCGGTCTACGGTCCGCCTTTCGTGCGTGACCTGGAAGGCGTGCGCCGCTACGCGACGATCGAGGATTTCCGCAATTTCGTGAAGCTCGCCTACATGGCGCCCTCGCTGCACCATTCGGGTGGCACGGTGTGCGAGCCGGTCGACATTCCCGTCAACAAGCGCCATCTGGACATGGTCTACAGCCATATCCGCTATTCCGACAAACCCTTCATGGGTTCGGTCACCGCGCCCGAGCGGGCCGAAGACACCGTCGAAATGTGCAAGATTCTGTTCGGCGCGGATTTCGTCGATCAGAATTGCGTCGTCATCAATCTGATCAATGCCAACTCGCCGATGGTCTTCGACGAGACGATGCTCGGTGCCGCGAAAGTCTATGCGCGCAACAATCAGGCGACCGTCATCTCGCCCTTCATCCTGGCCGGCGCCATGAGCCCCGTGACCGTCGCCGGCACTCTGACGCAGGTTCTGGCCGAAGTTCTCGCCGGTGCCGCCTTCACGCAGCTGATCCGTCCGGGAGCGCCCGTCGTTTTCGGAACATTCGCCGCGTCCATCTCGATGCAGTCCGGTGCCCCCACATTCGGAACGCCGGAGCCGTCGCTCGTCTCTTACGGGGCCGCTCAACTGGCGCGCAGGCTCAATCTGCCCTTCCGAACCGGCGGCTCGCTCTGCGGCTCCAAGGTCGCCGATGCGCAGGCGGCGCATGAAAGCGCCAACACGCTCAACACGACGCTTCTGGCCGGCACCAATTTCGTGCTCCACGCCGCTGGCTGGCTCGAAGGCGGGCTGGTTTCTTCCTATGAGAAGTTCATGATCGACATTGACCAGCTCGGCATGATGCAGCGCATGGCCGAAGGCGTCGATCTCTCCGAAAGCGGGCAGGCGATGGATGCCATCCGCGAAGTCGGCCCAGGCAGCCACTATCTCGGCTGCGCCCATACGCAGGCCAATTTCCAGACCGCGTTCTATCGATCGAACCTTGCCGACAACAATTCCTACGAACAGTGGCTCGCCGAGGGTGAAAAGCGGGTTGAAGTGCGCGCCAACGCGCTCTGCCGATCCTGGCTTCAGAACTATCAGGCGCCCGAGCTCGACGCCGGCATCGACGAGGCGTTGCTCGCATTCATCCGCCAGCGCAAGGAATCGATGCCCGATGCCTTCACCTGA